One Buchnera aphidicola (Anoecia corni) genomic region harbors:
- the aroA gene encoding 3-phosphoshikimate 1-carboxyvinyltransferase — translation MKTSLTIKPIAYVQGKIDLPGSKSISNRALLISAISNGKTSLINLLDSHDTQFMLLALKNLGVHYILEKKNSICHIYGNGIDFKNNKKSSIFLGNAGTAIRSLVAVLSLVNNDFVITGDERMQERPIGDLVDCLKQGGAKIKYIQKKEGFPPVQTKGGFVGGKISIRGNISSQYLSALLIASPLAINDTTITVKKKLVSIPYIKMTLNIIQHFGIKIKHENYKTFYIKGQQTYRSPGTYYIESDLSSATYFLAAAAIKGKNIVLNNIYRNSIQGDIRFINVLQKMGAIIFWGENFVKCSKGKLCGIDMDMNDIPDAAMTIAMVALFANGTTTIRNIYNWRVKETDRLHAMSTELRKIGAIVIEGEDYISITPPKKFITSSINTYNDHRIAMCFSLISLSETSVNIIDPECVSKTFPNYFSVFNKISFYN, via the coding sequence ATGAAAACATCTTTAACTATAAAACCTATTGCTTACGTTCAAGGAAAAATAGATTTACCTGGTTCAAAAAGCATTTCCAATAGAGCACTTCTTATTTCTGCGATTTCTAACGGAAAAACTAGTTTAATAAATTTATTAGATAGTCATGATACACAATTCATGCTTTTAGCTTTAAAAAATTTAGGTGTACATTACATTTTAGAAAAAAAAAACTCTATTTGTCATATATATGGAAATGGAATTGATTTTAAAAATAATAAAAAATCATCTATATTTTTAGGAAACGCAGGAACAGCTATAAGATCTTTAGTTGCTGTTTTATCTTTAGTTAATAATGATTTTGTTATTACAGGTGATGAAAGAATGCAAGAACGTCCTATAGGAGATTTAGTTGACTGTCTAAAACAAGGAGGAGCTAAAATTAAATATATACAAAAAAAAGAAGGATTTCCACCAGTACAAACAAAAGGAGGATTTGTTGGAGGAAAAATTTCAATACGTGGGAATATTTCTAGCCAATATTTATCAGCACTTTTGATAGCATCTCCACTAGCCATTAATGACACTACTATTACAGTAAAGAAAAAATTAGTATCAATTCCCTATATTAAAATGACATTAAATATCATTCAACATTTTGGAATAAAAATAAAACATGAGAATTATAAAACGTTTTATATTAAAGGACAACAAACTTACCGTAGTCCAGGAACTTACTACATAGAAAGTGATTTATCTTCAGCTACTTATTTTCTAGCAGCTGCAGCTATTAAAGGTAAAAATATTGTTTTAAATAACATATATAGAAATAGTATACAAGGAGACATTAGATTTATTAACGTACTTCAAAAAATGGGAGCTATAATATTTTGGGGAGAAAATTTTGTAAAATGTTCGAAAGGAAAACTGTGTGGAATTGATATGGATATGAATGATATTCCTGATGCAGCAATGACTATTGCTATGGTAGCGTTGTTTGCTAATGGAACAACAACTATCAGAAACATATATAATTGGAGAGTTAAAGAAACAGATAGATTACATGCAATGTCTACTGAATTAAGAAAAATTGGTGCCATAGTAATAGAAGGTGAAGATTATATTTCTATTACTCCTCCTAAAAAATTTATTACATCTTCTATTAATACATATAATGATCATAGAATAGCAATGTGTTTTTCTCTTATATCTCTATCAGAAACATCAGTTAACATAATAGATCCAGAATGTGTTTCAAAAACATTTCCAAATTATTTTTCTGTTTTTAATAAAATAAGTTTTTATAATTAA
- the serC gene encoding 3-phosphoserine/phosphohydroxythreonine transaminase, whose amino-acid sequence MNSKIYNFSAGPAMIPRKVLNTISKNIHNWNNLGVSIIEISHRFKDFVDMFETAKKNLKKIMNIPENYKILFCSGGARAQFYAIPMNLLNTTQTANYINSGYWSKSAFTESQRLCSSKLINVRKIRDGKYSISPMKEWNINDKTSYIHYCHNETIEGIAIYERPNFNKSIAVIADFSSSILSRKINIKDYGMIYASAQKNIGPSGITIVIIREDLIKKCHEHCPSVLNYRNILKNKSMFNTPVTFSLYVAGLVFKWIKKIGGIAEIEKINEKKSNLLYKTIDDSSLYTNFIDKKNRSSMNISFFLKDEKLNELFLKKTHKNGLLFLKGHSLIGGMRASIYNAMTFNGVKKLSSYMKYFEKKYG is encoded by the coding sequence ATGAATAGTAAAATTTATAATTTTAGTGCTGGACCAGCTATGATTCCGAGAAAAGTATTAAATACTATTTCTAAAAATATTCACAATTGGAATAATTTAGGAGTTTCTATTATTGAAATAAGTCATCGTTTTAAAGATTTTGTTGATATGTTTGAAACAGCAAAAAAAAATTTAAAAAAAATAATGAATATACCTGAAAACTACAAAATATTATTTTGTTCTGGAGGAGCAAGAGCTCAATTTTACGCTATTCCTATGAATTTATTGAATACAACTCAAACCGCAAACTACATTAATAGTGGTTACTGGTCTAAAAGTGCTTTTACAGAATCTCAACGTTTATGCTCTTCTAAATTAATAAATGTACGTAAAATAAGAGACGGAAAATATTCTATTTCACCAATGAAAGAATGGAATATCAATGATAAAACGTCTTATATTCACTATTGTCACAATGAAACAATAGAAGGTATTGCTATATACGAAAGACCAAATTTTAATAAATCCATTGCAGTAATAGCTGACTTTTCTTCAAGTATTCTATCTAGAAAAATAAATATTAAAGATTACGGAATGATATATGCCAGTGCTCAAAAAAACATAGGACCATCTGGTATAACAATAGTTATTATACGAGAAGATTTAATTAAAAAATGCCATGAACATTGTCCATCTGTTTTAAATTATAGAAATATTTTAAAAAATAAATCCATGTTTAATACTCCTGTTACTTTTTCTTTATACGTAGCAGGTTTGGTATTTAAATGGATAAAAAAAATAGGAGGAATTGCAGAAATAGAAAAAATAAATGAAAAAAAATCTAATCTTTTGTACAAAACAATAGATGATAGTTCTCTATACACTAATTTTATTGATAAAAAAAATAGATCATCTATGAATATTTCGTTTTTTTTAAAAGATGAAAAATTGAATGAACTATTTTTAAAAAAAACACATAAAAATGGTCTTTTATTTTTGAAAGGACATTCTTTAATAGGTGGTATGCGCGCTTCTATTTATAATGCTATGACTTTTAATGGAGTAAAAAAACTATCTTCATACATGAAATATTTTGAAAAAAAATATGGATAG
- the serS gene encoding serine--tRNA ligase, whose protein sequence is MLDPILFRIQPELIKKKLKNRGFNLNIHKINTLESKRRILQLHTETLQKKRNYFSRLIGSFKLISKKNSHLKKKVVNINNTIQHNKKKLSFLKKIILEFYLNIPNIPHKDTPIGKNNTSNHEIFQWGNKYKKTNILFKNHIQLGNNILGFDSNPNLNISGSQFIVMKNKIALLHRALGQFMLDLHTIKHGYSEIYVPYIVNSDCLYGTGQLPKFSEELFHIYSKNKNKLEYSLIPTSEVPLVNLFKNKLINKNELPILLTAHSPCFRSENYSYGQNTKGLIRTHQFEKVEIVQIVHPKKSSLALEVITNHAEKVLRLLKLPYRKVLLCTQDLGFSASKTYDLEVWFPSMDKYIEVSSCSNMLDFQSRRINLKYSRKKKSKNNFLHTLNASGLAVGRTLAAIIENYQHSDGKIEVPTVLQEKYMNGLKFIQ, encoded by the coding sequence ATGTTAGATCCAATCTTATTTCGTATTCAACCTGAATTAATAAAAAAAAAATTAAAAAACCGTGGATTTAATTTAAATATACATAAAATAAATACGTTAGAATCTAAAAGAAGAATTCTTCAATTACATACTGAAACCCTTCAAAAAAAACGAAATTATTTTTCAAGATTAATTGGAAGCTTTAAATTAATATCTAAAAAAAATTCACATTTAAAAAAAAAAGTGGTGAATATTAATAATACTATTCAACATAATAAAAAAAAATTATCCTTTCTGAAAAAAATAATTTTAGAATTTTACCTCAATATACCTAATATACCTCATAAAGATACTCCAATAGGAAAAAATAATACTAGTAATCATGAAATATTCCAATGGGGGAATAAATATAAAAAAACTAATATACTATTTAAAAATCACATTCAACTTGGTAATAATATTCTCGGATTTGATTCTAATCCAAATTTAAATATATCTGGTTCTCAATTTATTGTTATGAAGAATAAAATTGCTTTACTTCATAGAGCACTTGGTCAATTTATGTTAGATTTGCATACAATAAAACATGGATATTCAGAAATATATGTTCCTTATATAGTAAATTCAGACTGTTTATATGGAACAGGACAATTACCCAAATTTAGCGAAGAACTTTTTCATATTTATTCTAAAAATAAAAATAAATTAGAGTACTCTTTAATTCCAACTTCAGAAGTACCACTAGTAAACTTATTTAAAAATAAACTAATTAATAAAAATGAATTACCTATTTTATTAACAGCTCATTCTCCTTGTTTTCGATCAGAAAATTATTCTTATGGACAAAACACAAAGGGGCTAATTCGAACTCATCAATTTGAAAAAGTAGAAATTGTACAAATCGTCCATCCAAAAAAATCATCTTTAGCTTTAGAAGTAATAACTAATCACGCAGAAAAAGTATTGAGACTATTAAAACTACCATATAGGAAAGTTCTCCTATGCACACAAGATCTAGGTTTTTCTGCTTCTAAAACTTATGATTTAGAAGTTTGGTTTCCATCTATGGATAAATATATAGAAGTATCTTCTTGTTCTAATATGTTAGATTTTCAATCGAGAAGAATTAATCTAAAATATTCTAGAAAAAAAAAATCAAAAAATAATTTTTTACACACGTTGAACGCATCTGGATTAGCTGTTGGAAGAACATTGGCTGCCATTATCGAAAATTATCAACATTCTGACGGAAAAATAGAAGTTCCTACTGTTTTGCAAGAAAAATATATGAATGGATTAAAATTTATACAATAA
- the lolA gene encoding outer membrane lipoprotein chaperone LolA: MNKILLFIFAVLLSVSSMAFDKQLDLENRLNHLKNIFLEFKQKIIDKDGKQIFDSKGKLWIKDKTTFYIHIDSPSPVKVVSNGKTVWHFNIEDHNVTILPFEHMKKNVQILSMINDPSFLKSIISKHKNNAFNMILSEKFLPYKKININITEEGIIKRVEFIDENSERIIFEFRSQNKWDVEPNKFDFVIPEKTEVNDLRLSNSSNS; encoded by the coding sequence ATGAATAAAATATTGTTGTTTATCTTTGCAGTATTATTATCAGTATCTTCAATGGCATTCGACAAACAATTAGATTTAGAAAATCGATTAAATCATTTAAAAAATATCTTTTTAGAATTTAAACAAAAAATAATAGATAAAGATGGAAAACAAATTTTTGATTCTAAAGGAAAGCTTTGGATTAAAGACAAAACTACATTTTATATTCATATAGATTCTCCTAGTCCTGTAAAAGTAGTATCTAATGGAAAAACAGTATGGCATTTTAATATAGAAGATCATAACGTAACTATTTTACCATTTGAACATATGAAAAAAAATGTACAAATTCTATCTATGATAAATGATCCATCATTTCTAAAATCAATAATAAGCAAACATAAAAATAACGCATTTAATATGATTCTAAGTGAAAAATTTTTACCTTATAAAAAAATTAATATAAACATAACAGAAGAAGGTATTATTAAAAGAGTTGAGTTCATAGATGAAAACAGCGAACGAATTATATTTGAATTCCGAAGCCAAAACAAATGGGATGTAGAACCAAATAAATTTGATTTCGTAATTCCAGAAAAAACTGAAGTTAACGATCTACGACTAAGCAATTCAAGTAATAGTTAA
- the trxB gene encoding thioredoxin-disulfide reductase codes for METKNTSLLILGSGPAGYTASIYASRANLFPILITGNIVGGQLTTTYTIENWPGDFSTLSGIDLMDRMHKHAKKFKVDIINDEILEVDFLTKPFYLIGRTFCYRTDALIIATGASPRYLGISSENKFKGKGVSTCAVCDGFFYVKKDVVVIGGGNTAVEEALFLSKIARKVFIVHRNKYFSAESILLYQLKKKVKEKKIILYTNFIVDEILGTKEEVTGIKIKSNINNNEFITINVAAVFIAIGHTPNTKIFKNHLKMKNEYISVNFGIHSGFTKTSTEGIFAAGDVIDHVYRQAITSSATGCMAALDAEKYLNAKK; via the coding sequence ATGGAAACTAAAAATACTTCACTTCTTATACTAGGATCTGGTCCAGCTGGCTATACTGCTTCAATTTATGCATCTAGAGCTAATTTGTTTCCAATATTAATTACAGGAAATATAGTAGGAGGACAATTAACTACAACGTATACTATTGAAAACTGGCCGGGAGATTTTTCGACTTTAAGTGGAATAGATTTAATGGATAGAATGCATAAACATGCAAAGAAATTTAAAGTTGATATAATTAATGATGAAATTCTAGAAGTAGATTTTTTAACAAAACCATTTTATTTAATAGGACGAACGTTTTGTTATAGAACTGATGCATTAATTATAGCAACAGGTGCTTCTCCTCGGTATTTAGGGATAAGTTCTGAAAATAAGTTCAAAGGGAAAGGAGTATCAACTTGTGCTGTTTGTGATGGTTTTTTTTATGTAAAAAAAGATGTAGTAGTTATAGGAGGAGGTAATACTGCTGTAGAAGAAGCTTTATTTTTATCAAAAATAGCTAGAAAAGTTTTTATAGTACATAGAAATAAATATTTTAGTGCAGAAAGTATATTACTATATCAATTAAAAAAAAAAGTAAAAGAAAAAAAAATAATATTGTATACGAACTTTATAGTTGATGAAATTTTAGGAACAAAAGAAGAAGTTACTGGAATTAAAATAAAATCTAATATAAACAATAATGAATTTATTACTATAAATGTTGCAGCAGTTTTTATAGCTATAGGACATACTCCTAATACAAAAATATTCAAAAATCATTTAAAAATGAAAAATGAATATATTTCTGTGAACTTTGGAATACATAGTGGATTTACTAAAACTAGTACTGAAGGCATTTTTGCGGCAGGGGATGTAATTGACCATGTATACAGACAAGCTATTACTTCTTCAGCAACAGGATGTATGGCTGCTTTAGATGCTGAAAAGTATTTAAATGCAAAAAAATAA
- the infA gene encoding translation initiation factor IF-1, protein MHKKDNVEMQGTVIDTLPNTMFRVKLENDHIIIAHISGKMRKNYIRILTGDKVTVELTPYDISKGRIIFRSR, encoded by the coding sequence ATGCACAAAAAAGATAATGTAGAAATGCAAGGAACTGTAATTGATACTTTACCTAATACCATGTTTCGAGTAAAACTAGAAAACGATCATATTATTATTGCTCATATATCAGGAAAAATGCGAAAAAATTACATTAGAATTCTTACTGGAGATAAGGTTACGGTAGAATTAACTCCATATGATATTTCTAAAGGAAGAATAATTTTTAGAAGTAGATAA
- the aspS gene encoding aspartate--tRNA ligase translates to MRTKYCGDLCLIDIDTSVILCGWVDKIRNFGSFLFLDLRDNKGIVQIFIDKKNKNLYQEFSILKNEYCIKVHGIVKKRLDKNINLNLNTGKIEVLAKKIYVFNESKSFPLDYYHTYSEEKRFLFRYLDLRNKKNINIFKIRSKIVYLLHHFLQSHKFINVETPILTKVMNEGSRNYLVASRIHINKFYALSQSPQIYKQLLMISGFDRYYQITKCFRDEDLRSDRQPEFTQLDVEMSFMHVKKVRLIMEKMIRNLWKKVLKIRLDKFPTITFNHAIEKYGSDKPDLRNPLLLTNLTFLLKKNKKFFLFFNIKEEKNYKIVGLCVPHKKYFSRKIIEKYNLLVAKFTKSQLIFIRIINMQLGLNGIKSSHKNIIDAKILKQIINETKAKNGDIIFLMIEKCALVSTIFGVLRKKIGEELNLISKKDWKPVWIINFPLFNKDIKNNLVSVHHPFTSFKNTKKNLDLLDSYPEKIISEAYDLVINGYEAGGGSVRINSTCIQDKIFNLLGISKKIKEEQFGFFLKALDFGTPPHAGMAFGLDRIVMLMTNSKNIKDVIAFPKTTSAYCLTTGAPNKII, encoded by the coding sequence ATGCGTACAAAATATTGTGGAGATTTATGTTTGATAGATATAGATACATCAGTTATTTTATGTGGATGGGTTGATAAAATTAGAAATTTTGGAAGTTTTTTGTTTTTAGATTTAAGAGATAATAAAGGAATAGTTCAAATCTTTATAGATAAGAAAAATAAAAATCTGTATCAAGAATTTTCTATTTTAAAAAATGAATATTGTATTAAAGTTCATGGTATTGTAAAGAAAAGATTGGACAAAAATATTAATTTAAACTTAAATACTGGAAAAATAGAAGTATTAGCAAAAAAAATATATGTATTTAATGAATCTAAGTCATTTCCTTTAGATTATTACCATACATATAGTGAAGAAAAAAGATTTTTATTTCGTTATTTAGATCTTAGAAATAAAAAAAATATAAATATTTTTAAAATTAGAAGTAAAATAGTATATTTATTACACCATTTTCTGCAAAGTCATAAATTTATAAATGTAGAAACTCCAATTCTGACAAAAGTAATGAATGAAGGATCAAGAAACTATTTAGTTGCTAGTAGAATACATATTAATAAATTTTACGCTCTATCTCAATCTCCTCAAATATATAAACAACTTCTTATGATATCAGGATTTGACCGTTATTATCAGATAACTAAATGTTTTAGAGATGAAGATTTGCGTTCAGATCGACAACCAGAATTTACGCAACTAGATGTGGAAATGTCATTTATGCATGTAAAAAAAGTTCGTTTAATTATGGAAAAAATGATTCGGAATTTATGGAAAAAAGTTTTAAAAATTCGGTTAGATAAGTTTCCGACAATTACTTTTAATCATGCAATAGAAAAATATGGATCTGATAAACCGGATTTAAGAAATCCATTATTATTAACAAATTTAACTTTTCTACTAAAAAAAAATAAAAAATTTTTTTTATTTTTTAATATTAAAGAGGAAAAAAATTATAAAATAGTCGGACTTTGTGTTCCACATAAAAAATACTTTAGTAGGAAAATAATAGAAAAATATAATTTATTGGTTGCTAAATTCACTAAATCACAATTAATTTTTATACGAATAATTAATATGCAATTAGGATTAAATGGAATTAAAAGTTCTCATAAAAATATAATAGATGCAAAAATTTTGAAACAAATAATTAATGAAACAAAAGCAAAAAACGGAGATATTATATTTTTAATGATAGAAAAATGTGCTTTAGTTAGTACTATTTTTGGAGTTTTAAGAAAAAAAATTGGTGAAGAATTAAATTTAATAAGTAAAAAAGATTGGAAGCCAGTTTGGATTATAAATTTTCCATTATTTAATAAAGATATTAAAAATAATTTAGTTTCTGTTCATCATCCGTTTACTTCTTTTAAAAATACTAAAAAAAATTTAGATCTGTTGGATTCTTATCCTGAAAAAATTATTTCTGAAGCTTATGATTTAGTAATAAACGGATATGAAGCAGGTGGTGGTTCTGTTAGAATAAACAGTACATGTATACAAGATAAAATTTTTAATCTTCTAGGAATTTCAAAAAAGATAAAAGAAGAACAGTTTGGTTTTTTTTTAAAAGCCTTAGATTTTGGAACGCCCCCTCATGCTGGAATGGCTTTTGGTTTAGATAGAATTGTCATGCTCATGACGAATTCAAAAAATATAAAAGATGTTATTGCTTTTCCAAAGACAACCTCTGCTTATTGTTTAACAACAGGTGCACCTAATAAAATTATTTAG
- the pyk gene encoding pyruvate kinase codes for MMKCIRRTKIVATLGPSTDKKDNLKKIIQNGVNVLRLNFSHGNSQEHQYRVEQAKLIMKEMGCYLSILGDLQGPKIRIGMFENKKIFLKKGNSFILDYNFSKYHGNEKIVQVEYSKLSEEVKKNDILLLDDGKIKLKVLNTKLSKVFTKVLIGGVLSNKKGINKLGGGLSADCLTKKDEKDIKLAANLGVDYLAISFPRCSADLLRTKLLLQKAGSRAKVIAKIERAEVVSNQNIIDEIINNSDAIMVARGDLGVEISDPELAGVQKKLIKRTRQLNKIVITATQMMESMITNSIPTRAEVMDVANAVLDGTDAVMLSAETASGKNPVETVISMSEICQGAEKIPILNTSKHRLNTQFNCIKEAIAMSSMYTASHLKGVSSIINLTRSKQISIMASRITSKLPIFSLTDNLRDLNLMALYRGVIPIFFKKVNNEVKEENQAIAFLLSKNLIISGSLVVIIALEETYNFKKIYSSKVLEISM; via the coding sequence ATTATGAAATGTATTAGAAGAACAAAAATTGTTGCAACATTAGGTCCTTCTACAGATAAAAAAGACAATTTAAAAAAAATTATTCAAAATGGTGTTAACGTGCTACGTTTAAATTTTTCCCATGGCAATAGTCAAGAACATCAATATAGAGTAGAACAAGCTAAACTAATTATGAAAGAAATGGGATGTTATTTATCAATATTAGGTGATTTGCAAGGTCCAAAAATTAGAATAGGTATGTTCGAAAATAAAAAAATTTTCTTAAAAAAAGGAAATAGCTTTATATTGGATTATAATTTTTCAAAATACCATGGAAATGAAAAAATAGTTCAAGTTGAATACTCTAAATTATCTGAAGAAGTAAAAAAAAATGATATTCTTTTGTTAGACGATGGCAAGATAAAGTTAAAAGTATTAAATACAAAATTGTCTAAAGTATTTACCAAAGTATTAATAGGAGGAGTTCTTTCTAATAAAAAAGGAATTAATAAACTTGGAGGTGGATTATCTGCTGATTGTTTAACAAAAAAAGATGAAAAAGATATAAAATTAGCAGCTAACTTAGGAGTAGATTATTTAGCAATTTCCTTCCCTAGATGTTCTGCGGATCTCTTACGTACAAAATTATTACTACAAAAAGCAGGAAGTCGTGCAAAAGTCATTGCAAAAATAGAAAGAGCAGAAGTAGTTTCTAACCAAAATATAATAGATGAAATAATTAATAACTCAGATGCTATTATGGTAGCTCGAGGAGATTTAGGTGTAGAAATTAGCGACCCAGAACTAGCAGGAGTTCAAAAAAAATTAATAAAAAGAACTCGTCAATTAAATAAGATTGTAATTACGGCTACCCAAATGATGGAATCTATGATCACTAATTCTATCCCTACAAGAGCGGAAGTAATGGACGTAGCTAATGCAGTTTTAGATGGAACCGATGCAGTTATGTTATCAGCTGAAACTGCTTCTGGAAAGAATCCAGTAGAAACTGTAATTTCTATGTCTGAAATATGTCAAGGGGCAGAAAAAATACCAATTTTAAATACTTCGAAACATCGTTTGAACACACAATTTAATTGTATAAAAGAAGCGATCGCTATGTCATCAATGTATACTGCTAGTCACTTAAAAGGAGTATCATCTATAATTAATCTTACCCGTTCTAAACAAATATCTATCATGGCTTCTAGAATAACGTCTAAATTACCTATTTTTTCGTTAACTGATAATTTACGAGATTTAAATTTAATGGCATTATATAGAGGTGTTATTCCTATATTTTTTAAAAAAGTAAATAATGAAGTAAAAGAAGAAAATCAAGCTATTGCATTTTTACTATCTAAAAATCTAATAATTTCGGGAAGTCTAGTAGTTATTATTGCATTAGAAGAAACTTATAATTTTAAAAAAATTTATTCTTCTAAAGTTTTAGAAATATCAATGTAA